A part of Anabas testudineus chromosome 7, fAnaTes1.2, whole genome shotgun sequence genomic DNA contains:
- the nppal gene encoding natriuretic peptide A-like, translated as MQVGIKAAPGPRWRARGTGARQEGRTLQNIMNPNISLCCLSLLLLLNFVGAKPVSELQSLKQLLEEEINAAPFFSSEEVEVEGGEDGNTEKSVFGAPEQRPWDQSDPSNSALAAKENVLARLFKDLLRTSKRSWNRHKKGGLRSCFGVRLERIGSFSGLGC; from the exons ATGCAGGTCGGTATAAAGGCGGCACCTGGCCCCCGGTGGAGAGCCAGAGGAACCGGAGCCAGACAGGAGGGAAGAACTCTGCAGAACATCATGAACCCCAACATCTCTCTGTGCTGCCTGTCGCTGCTCCTACTGCTGAATTTCGTTGGAGCCAAACCCGTGTCCGAGCTCCAG AGTCTGAAGCAGCTCCTGGAGGAGGAGATCAACGCTGCGCCCTTCTTCTCCtcggaggaggtggaggtggagggcgGAGAAGATGGAAACACGGAGAAGTCGGTGTTCGGAGCTCCGGAGCAGCGGCCGTGGGACCAGTCCGACCCCAGCAACTCGGCACTGGCGGCGAAAGAAAACGTCCTTGCGCGTCTCTTCAAGGACCTTTTAAGAACCTCCAAGCGCTCATGGAACCGGCACAAGAAGGGGGGGCTGAGGAGCTGCTTCGGGGTCCGGTTAGAGAGGATCGGCTCCTTCAGTGGGCTGGGATGTTGA